Proteins encoded within one genomic window of Sulfolobales archaeon:
- a CDS encoding long-chain fatty acid--CoA ligase: protein MSRDYKNVLEWILSTPWTKVYDNYVNKKIDLEIDTIHGVFRRVAREVARKDFLIFFNRRYTYREIDLLSDAMALMLAEDGVKKGDVVALQLPNTPQYVISLFGILKAGGIVSPMNPLYTSSEIAFQLKNSGAKYFITLDLFLNRYREIEEEVPLRRVYVTSISDALGFPLNLLYRLKEKPPKVVESNRIKNLYPILKRYYSEIGKGVRKPPEVNVTPDDPALIMYTGGTTGIPKGALILHRNVVSNMQQVAEWHPPKKDNIKRGYVYAGVLPWFHIYGLVVTLMTCVYTRSTIVVFPRWDLKSVLKAVQKYKIDVLHGVPTIYTYIVNSPLSRKYKLNSLMAAISGAAPLPVEILKKFEALTGAKLREGYGLTETAVVTHVNPLMGKYKEGSIGVPIPNTYAAIAHPDEPILLPPGEIGEIVISGPQVFAGYYNMPEENKRAFFELGGLRWFRTGDIGYMDEEGYFFVVDRKKDMIKYKGYSVYPREIEEILYKHEAVYEAAVVGIRDPEGVSGELPIAFVVLKKEYEGKISEQDLIEHLRKHLAPYKMPRKILFVGSLPKSAVGKILKRSIRERVKAEIVGGELVIRYQE from the coding sequence TTGAGCCGAGATTATAAGAACGTGCTAGAATGGATTCTATCAACGCCTTGGACTAAGGTTTATGATAATTACGTAAATAAGAAAATAGATCTTGAGATTGATACAATACATGGAGTCTTTAGAAGGGTGGCGAGAGAGGTTGCTAGAAAAGATTTTCTGATATTCTTCAACAGAAGATACACTTATAGAGAAATAGATCTATTATCGGATGCCATGGCTCTTATGCTTGCCGAAGATGGTGTTAAAAAAGGTGATGTAGTAGCTTTACAGCTTCCAAACACTCCACAGTATGTGATCTCGTTATTCGGAATTCTAAAGGCTGGAGGTATTGTATCTCCTATGAATCCTCTGTACACATCTTCAGAAATAGCGTTTCAGCTCAAAAACTCTGGTGCGAAATATTTTATAACTCTAGATCTTTTTCTCAACAGGTATAGAGAAATAGAAGAAGAAGTACCTCTTAGAAGGGTTTATGTTACAAGTATATCAGATGCTCTAGGGTTTCCGCTCAACCTGCTCTATAGATTAAAAGAGAAACCTCCTAAAGTTGTTGAGAGTAATAGAATTAAGAATCTCTATCCCATATTGAAGAGATACTACTCTGAGATCGGAAAAGGTGTTAGAAAACCTCCTGAAGTAAATGTTACACCAGATGATCCTGCTCTTATAATGTATACTGGAGGAACTACTGGAATCCCTAAAGGAGCTCTAATTCTCCACAGGAATGTTGTATCTAATATGCAACAAGTTGCTGAGTGGCATCCTCCGAAAAAAGATAATATAAAGAGAGGCTATGTCTACGCTGGTGTCCTGCCCTGGTTCCATATCTATGGTCTAGTAGTTACTCTAATGACCTGTGTATACACAAGATCAACAATAGTAGTATTCCCAAGATGGGATCTTAAAAGTGTTCTAAAAGCTGTTCAGAAGTACAAGATCGATGTACTTCATGGTGTTCCCACTATCTATACGTACATAGTGAACAGTCCTCTATCGAGAAAGTACAAGCTTAACTCTCTCATGGCAGCAATAAGTGGTGCAGCGCCTCTGCCTGTGGAGATCCTGAAGAAATTTGAAGCTCTTACAGGAGCTAAGCTTAGAGAAGGATACGGGCTTACTGAGACTGCTGTGGTCACTCATGTTAATCCTCTGATGGGTAAATATAAGGAGGGTTCTATAGGTGTTCCCATACCAAATACCTATGCAGCCATAGCTCACCCTGATGAACCTATTCTACTACCTCCCGGCGAGATCGGTGAAATCGTGATAAGCGGACCTCAAGTATTCGCAGGATATTATAACATGCCGGAGGAGAATAAAAGAGCATTCTTCGAATTAGGTGGTTTAAGATGGTTTAGAACAGGAGACATAGGATATATGGATGAGGAGGGATACTTCTTTGTAGTAGACCGGAAGAAGGATATGATAAAGTATAAAGGATATTCTGTGTATCCTAGAGAGATTGAAGAAATTCTCTACAAACACGAGGCAGTATACGAGGCTGCGGTAGTTGGCATAAGAGATCCCGAGGGTGTATCAGGAGAGCTGCCCATAGCGTTTGTAGTCTTGAAGAAAGAGTATGAAGGCAAGATAAGCGAGCAGGATCTCATAGAGCATCTCAGAAAACATCTAGCACCCTACAAGATGCCTAGAAAGATTTTATTTGTAGGAAGTCTTCCTAAGAGTGCTGTCGGTAAGATTCTTAAGAGAAGTATTAGAGAAAGAGTTAAGGCTGAGATAGTGGGAGGAGAGCTTGTGATCCGATATCAAGAATGA
- a CDS encoding lysylphosphatidylglycerol synthase transmembrane domain-containing protein yields the protein MSLRDLESHVILLVGLAAFIGYLFFIGFNNIIVLVLKLSPYTLALVLLTMILGMILHALTWFFSLISNRFERGVRVRDCIGITGVSLLSGYLLPVGAVTDIVRVVLSMRRMNLKPSTAISSVILHRLYLSLSGLILFVAIYLLGFLLYGTYLKSAQLLIITFYVALVILPTLAFAGIIGSSFFRNFMYKITIFVEKKFSRKYSFNPEIFVYEYRDSLKRSFTSIPYSSLAFTTSIGEWFLLTVTTYLIISGFTTYTSIMESFTVALSVQLIYWIMPLSFSSSIGLLELFTTLLLQLSGLSPQVAASFVILYRIFGFLAIFTLSYPALRAMKIRRLKDLIEPISSGYYEDRGMREMSQNRK from the coding sequence TTGAGCTTAAGAGATCTAGAATCTCATGTGATACTTCTAGTAGGATTGGCAGCGTTTATAGGATATCTGTTCTTCATAGGTTTTAATAATATCATCGTGCTGGTTCTAAAACTCTCGCCATATACTCTAGCCCTGGTCTTATTAACCATGATCCTTGGAATGATTCTTCATGCTCTCACATGGTTCTTCTCTTTAATCTCTAATCGGTTTGAGAGAGGTGTAAGAGTGAGAGATTGTATAGGTATAACGGGCGTATCTCTTCTATCGGGATACCTACTTCCTGTAGGAGCTGTTACAGATATTGTTAGGGTGGTTCTCTCGATGAGGAGAATGAATCTAAAGCCTTCTACAGCTATATCCTCAGTAATACTTCATAGATTATATCTATCTTTATCAGGTTTAATATTATTCGTAGCAATCTACTTATTAGGTTTTCTCCTCTATGGTACCTATTTAAAGTCAGCGCAATTACTTATAATAACATTCTACGTAGCTCTAGTGATCCTTCCTACGCTAGCTTTTGCTGGAATTATTGGAAGTTCTTTTTTCAGAAATTTTATGTATAAAATTACTATCTTTGTAGAGAAAAAGTTTTCTAGGAAGTATTCTTTCAATCCAGAGATCTTTGTCTATGAATATAGAGATTCCCTGAAAAGATCTTTTACTTCGATACCATATTCCTCTCTAGCTTTCACCACTTCAATAGGAGAATGGTTTCTCTTAACAGTAACAACATATCTTATTATATCAGGCTTCACCACGTATACAAGTATCATGGAATCTTTCACTGTTGCTTTATCTGTTCAGCTTATCTACTGGATCATGCCTCTCTCATTCAGTAGTTCAATAGGTCTTCTAGAACTTTTCACGACACTTCTACTCCAGCTCTCAGGACTTTCACCTCAGGTAGCTGCAAGTTTCGTAATACTCTATAGGATCTTTGGATTTCTAGCAATCTTCACACTCTCCTATCCAGCTCTCAGAGCTATGAAAATTAGAAGACTGAAAGATCTGATAGAACCTATATCCAGCGGCTACTATGAAGA